One Tolypothrix bouteillei VB521301 DNA window includes the following coding sequences:
- the dnaK gene encoding molecular chaperone DnaK yields the protein MAKVVGIDLGTTNSCVAVMEGGKPTVIANAEGFRTTPSVVAFAKNGDRLVGQIAKRQSVMNPENTFYSVKRFIGRKFDEITHEATEVSYKVLRDSNSNVKLDCPVAGKQFAPEEISAQVLRKLVEDASKYIGETVTQAVITVPAYFNDSQRQATKDAGKIAGIEVLRIINEPTAASLAYGFDKKSQETILVFDLGGGTFDVSILEVGDGVFEVLATSGDTHLGGDDFDKKIVDYLAEEFRKQEGIELRKDRQALQRLTEAAEKAKIELSSVTQAEINLPFITATQDGPKHLDMTLTRTQFEKLCADLIERCRVPVENALRDAKLSKNDINEVVLVGGSTRIPAVQQLVKTVLGKDPNQSVNPDEVVAVGAAIQAGVLGGDVTGILLLDVTPLSLGVETLGGVMTKIIPRNTTIPTKKSEVFSTAVDGQTNVEIHVLQGEREMSNDNKSLGTFRLDGIPPAPRGVPQIEVIFDIDANGILNVTAKDKGTGKEQSISITGASTLDKTEVERMVNEAERNASTDKERREKIDRKNQADSLAYQAEKQLEELGDKVPAADKTKVEGLVKDLREAVAKEDDEQIKKVMPELQQALFAVGSNIYQQAGGGASATGAPSDPSDGGASSGGSGDDVIDADFTESK from the coding sequence ATGGCAAAAGTAGTTGGAATTGACTTAGGTACTACAAACTCCTGCGTAGCAGTTATGGAAGGTGGTAAACCTACAGTAATTGCGAATGCAGAAGGTTTTCGGACAACACCTTCAGTCGTAGCGTTTGCAAAAAATGGCGATCGCTTGGTTGGTCAAATTGCAAAGCGCCAATCAGTGATGAACCCTGAAAACACATTTTATTCAGTGAAGCGTTTCATTGGTCGTAAATTTGATGAAATTACCCATGAAGCGACTGAAGTTTCCTATAAAGTTCTACGCGACAGCAACAGTAACGTAAAATTAGACTGTCCCGTAGCGGGCAAACAGTTTGCACCTGAGGAAATTTCAGCACAAGTTCTCCGCAAACTGGTAGAAGATGCCAGCAAATATATTGGTGAAACCGTAACTCAAGCCGTTATTACCGTTCCTGCGTACTTTAACGACTCCCAGCGCCAAGCAACTAAAGATGCAGGTAAGATAGCCGGTATTGAAGTTTTGCGGATTATCAACGAACCAACAGCCGCTTCTTTGGCTTACGGTTTTGATAAGAAGAGCCAAGAAACCATTCTTGTATTTGACCTTGGTGGCGGTACCTTCGACGTATCCATTCTGGAAGTGGGTGACGGCGTCTTTGAAGTATTAGCAACGTCTGGAGACACCCACCTTGGTGGTGACGACTTCGACAAGAAAATTGTTGACTACCTAGCAGAAGAATTCAGAAAGCAAGAAGGGATCGAATTGCGTAAAGACAGACAAGCTTTGCAACGTCTGACTGAAGCAGCAGAAAAAGCGAAGATCGAACTTTCTAGCGTTACCCAAGCAGAAATTAACTTGCCTTTCATCACTGCTACCCAGGATGGACCAAAACACCTGGACATGACACTGACGCGTACTCAGTTTGAAAAACTCTGTGCTGACCTCATTGAGCGCTGTCGCGTTCCTGTAGAAAATGCACTGCGTGACGCGAAGTTAAGCAAAAACGATATTAATGAAGTTGTATTAGTGGGTGGTTCTACCCGTATCCCCGCAGTACAGCAACTTGTGAAAACCGTGTTGGGCAAAGACCCCAACCAGAGCGTAAACCCTGATGAAGTGGTAGCTGTTGGTGCAGCAATTCAAGCAGGTGTGCTTGGCGGTGATGTGACTGGTATCTTGCTGTTAGACGTAACACCACTGTCTCTGGGTGTTGAAACCTTGGGTGGTGTCATGACCAAGATTATCCCTCGCAACACTACCATTCCTACCAAGAAGTCAGAAGTTTTCTCGACAGCCGTGGACGGTCAAACCAACGTGGAAATTCACGTTCTCCAGGGTGAACGGGAAATGTCAAATGATAACAAGAGCTTGGGTACCTTCCGTCTTGATGGTATTCCCCCTGCACCTCGCGGTGTACCTCAAATTGAAGTTATCTTTGATATTGACGCCAACGGTATTCTCAACGTAACGGCTAAGGACAAAGGTACTGGTAAGGAGCAATCCATTAGCATCACTGGTGCTTCTACCCTAGATAAGACCGAAGTTGAGCGCATGGTCAATGAAGCTGAGAGAAATGCTTCTACTGATAAAGAGCGTCGGGAGAAAATTGACCGCAAGAACCAAGCTGATTCCTTAGCATACCAAGCTGAGAAGCAGTTAGAAGAATTAGGCGATAAAGTTCCTGCTGCTGACAAGACCAAAGTAGAAGGTTTGGTTAAAGATTTGCGCGAAGCTGTCGCTAAGGAAGACGACGAGCAAATCAAGAAGGTTATGCCCGAATTGCAACAAGCACTTTTTGCAGTTGGTAGCAACATATATCAACAAGCAGGTGGCGGTGCTTCTGCAACTGGTGCTCCCTCAGACCCCTCTGATGGCGGTGCTTCCTCAGGTGGTAGCGGTGATGATGTTATTGATGCTGATTTCACCGAGTCTAAGTAA
- a CDS encoding glycosyltransferase family 4 protein has product MPAQIYHLIAFLVAAVVVLWTTPDVRNFGIKSGQVDKPNERKVHQRPMVRLGGISIFAGTIASLLVIWALGGFGNLSTEKEWQILGVILGGVGFFLIGLADDLLNLSPIARLMVQIVVATGAWKAGVSIDFLSIPTGGLVQLGWLSFPVTIVWLVGMVNAINWIDGLDGLAAGVSGIASVVMLVVALFMQQPEAALITAALGGGALGFLRYNFNPAQIFMGDGGAYFMGFTLAAVSVIGLVKTAAVTAVLSPFLILAVPIIDMSAVILLRVLRGKSPFIADKSHLHHRLLRAGLSHRRTVLFIYSLTFWVGSLALVIAGIPNSIAFACGATSLLTYNSLKVRKNSEQS; this is encoded by the coding sequence ATGCCCGCTCAAATTTATCATCTGATTGCCTTTCTTGTTGCTGCTGTAGTTGTTCTCTGGACAACTCCTGATGTTAGAAATTTTGGCATCAAAAGCGGACAAGTAGATAAACCTAATGAACGTAAAGTTCATCAACGTCCAATGGTGCGACTTGGAGGAATTTCTATCTTCGCAGGTACTATTGCCTCCTTGTTAGTAATTTGGGCATTAGGTGGATTTGGAAATTTGTCAACTGAAAAAGAATGGCAAATATTGGGAGTCATCCTCGGTGGTGTGGGCTTTTTTCTGATCGGATTAGCAGACGATTTGTTAAATCTATCTCCTATTGCACGACTTATGGTACAGATAGTTGTCGCAACAGGTGCTTGGAAAGCAGGTGTCAGTATAGATTTTTTGAGCATTCCTACAGGTGGGCTAGTTCAGCTGGGCTGGTTGAGTTTTCCCGTCACAATTGTGTGGCTTGTGGGAATGGTTAATGCAATTAATTGGATTGATGGTTTAGACGGCTTAGCTGCTGGGGTATCGGGAATTGCATCTGTGGTTATGTTGGTTGTGGCGTTATTTATGCAGCAACCCGAAGCAGCTTTAATAACTGCAGCCCTTGGTGGTGGGGCATTGGGTTTCCTCCGTTATAACTTCAACCCCGCACAAATCTTTATGGGAGATGGTGGGGCTTATTTTATGGGATTTACCCTTGCAGCCGTGAGTGTAATTGGTTTGGTTAAAACGGCTGCTGTGACTGCAGTCCTATCACCTTTTCTCATTCTGGCAGTCCCAATTATAGATATGTCAGCAGTGATTCTACTGCGAGTTCTTCGGGGAAAATCACCTTTTATTGCAGATAAAAGCCATTTACACCACAGACTGTTAAGGGCTGGGCTGTCGCACAGAAGAACTGTTTTATTTATTTATTCTTTAACCTTTTGGGTTGGGAGTTTGGCATTAGTTATTGCGGGGATACCAAATAGCATTGCTTTTGCTTGTGGTGCTACTTCTTTGCTGACCTACAACAGCTTGAAAGTCCGGAAGAACTCCGAGCAATCCTAG
- a CDS encoding acetoacetate decarboxylase family protein, whose amino-acid sequence MAYPQAPWILNGYALLTGHSIEIQRVRHLIPKELEIITVLPGKTLGGVYLSYYGQGSELEYSELIVVPAVVGYQGKVGGWVSHIYVDNPESVAGGREIWGLPKEIAEFTWEKGEQITVRQGERTLCTLNYQKPLFAWPQWFGASSFSAKNTNLLCFSAEMESRLGLVGSKLEVPAESPFAEIGLGQPFLTIRAEQMSLRVRAPEVVGQREVEYTYSEVG is encoded by the coding sequence ATGGCATACCCACAAGCACCTTGGATACTGAATGGCTACGCTCTCCTAACCGGACATTCGATCGAGATTCAGCGAGTGCGTCACCTGATACCCAAAGAGTTAGAAATCATTACCGTATTACCCGGTAAAACTCTTGGTGGTGTATATCTATCCTATTACGGACAAGGCTCTGAATTGGAGTATAGCGAGTTAATTGTAGTTCCGGCGGTTGTGGGCTATCAAGGAAAAGTTGGTGGATGGGTTTCCCACATATATGTAGACAATCCAGAATCAGTTGCGGGTGGTCGAGAAATTTGGGGATTACCCAAAGAAATAGCAGAGTTCACTTGGGAAAAAGGCGAACAAATTACTGTTCGCCAGGGAGAGCGAACATTATGTACTCTCAACTATCAAAAGCCACTTTTTGCATGGCCACAGTGGTTTGGGGCTTCTAGTTTTAGCGCCAAAAATACCAATTTACTCTGCTTTTCAGCGGAAATGGAATCGCGTTTGGGACTAGTCGGTTCCAAATTAGAAGTTCCGGCGGAAAGCCCTTTTGCGGAGATTGGTTTGGGTCAACCTTTTTTAACTATTCGCGCCGAACAAATGAGTTTGAGAGTCCGTGCTCCTGAAGTAGTTGGACAAAGGGAAGTTGAGTATACTTATTCTGAAGTTGGTTAA
- the dusB gene encoding tRNA dihydrouridine synthase DusB, with translation MVTLSPSLKARLSTPLKIGSVEIKSRVLQSPLSGVTDMVFRRLVRRYAPESMMYTEMVNATGLHYVKQLPKIMEVDPNERPISIQLFDCRPDFLAEAAVKAVAEGADTVDINMGCPVNKITKNGGGSSLLRQPEVAEAIVREVVKSVNVPVTVKTRIGWNDKEITILDFAKRMQDAGAQMITVHGRTRAQGYNGNARWEWIERVKNVLSIPVIANGDIFSVEAALKCLEQTGADGVMCSRGTLGYPFLVGEIDYFLKTGERLPPPTPIQRLECAREHLEALYEYKGIKGVRQARKHMTWYAKGFVGAADLRGQLSVIESVQQGVDLINNAIELLTQGYEPEEETASDFAMV, from the coding sequence ATGGTTACGCTGTCTCCTAGTTTAAAAGCTAGACTTTCGACTCCTTTAAAAATTGGTTCGGTTGAGATCAAAAGTCGCGTCCTCCAGTCGCCTTTGTCTGGAGTGACTGATATGGTATTTCGGCGGCTGGTGCGTCGTTATGCACCAGAGTCAATGATGTACACGGAGATGGTAAATGCCACGGGCTTACATTATGTTAAGCAGTTGCCCAAAATCATGGAGGTAGACCCGAACGAGCGACCAATTAGCATTCAGTTATTTGACTGTCGCCCAGATTTTTTGGCAGAAGCAGCGGTGAAAGCAGTTGCAGAAGGTGCTGATACCGTTGATATTAATATGGGTTGTCCGGTCAATAAAATTACTAAAAATGGAGGTGGCTCTTCCTTACTGCGTCAGCCAGAAGTGGCTGAAGCCATCGTTCGAGAGGTGGTCAAATCGGTTAACGTACCTGTGACCGTCAAAACCCGTATTGGTTGGAACGACAAAGAAATTACAATTCTGGATTTTGCCAAGCGGATGCAGGATGCAGGAGCGCAAATGATTACGGTACACGGTCGTACCCGCGCCCAAGGTTATAACGGGAATGCGCGTTGGGAATGGATCGAACGCGTTAAAAATGTACTTTCAATACCCGTGATTGCAAACGGGGATATTTTTTCGGTTGAAGCTGCACTGAAGTGCTTGGAACAAACTGGTGCTGATGGGGTGATGTGTTCCCGTGGAACTTTGGGTTATCCGTTCTTGGTTGGAGAAATTGATTACTTCCTCAAAACTGGAGAACGTTTACCACCGCCTACTCCAATTCAGCGTTTGGAATGCGCTAGGGAACATTTGGAAGCTTTATATGAGTACAAAGGTATTAAAGGTGTCCGCCAAGCACGCAAGCACATGACTTGGTATGCTAAAGGTTTTGTTGGTGCTGCCGATTTACGCGGACAGTTGAGCGTAATTGAGTCGGTTCAGCAAGGTGTAGATTTAATTAACAATGCTATTGAACTCTTGACTCAAGGTTACGAACCGGAGGAAGAAACGGCATCTGATTTTGCAATGGTGTAA